One segment of Drosophila mauritiana strain mau12 chromosome 3R, ASM438214v1, whole genome shotgun sequence DNA contains the following:
- the LOC117143782 gene encoding 5'-AMP-activated protein kinase subunit gamma-1 isoform X6: MLQLHFYSNHAGRLVLGGGNRRPADVLCYPLESIKEFEQISEAWKRLLAELLKKEEDDSQIFVKFFRFHKCYDLIPTSAKLVVFDTQLLVKKAFYALVYNGVRAAPLWDSEKQQFVGMLTITDFIKILQMYYKSPNASMEQLEEHKLDTWRSVLHNQVMPLVSIGPDASLYDAIKILIHSRIHRLPVIDPATGNVLYILTHKRILRFLFLYINELPKPAYMQKSLRELKIGTYNNIETADETTSIITALKKFVERRVSALPLVDSDGRLVDIYAKFDVINLAAEKTYNDLDVSLRKANEHRNEWFEGVQKCNLDESLYTIMERIVRAEVHRLVVVDENRKVIGIISLSDILLYLVLRPSGEGVGGSESSLRASDPVLLRKVAEVEIPATAAASTTSTPPRSPSAGSGNRSLIEDIPEEEPTPARSDDADSDNNKSASEDKANNNQHDQTTTAATANGDSNNSPVEVSFADEAQEEEAADQVERSNCDDDDQPALAEIERKKASMDDDEDDGLSSAVSAASALGQSLTPAAREMALVSE, translated from the exons ATGTTACAGTTGCACTTCTACTCGAATCATGCGGGTCGTCTGGTACTCGGAGGTGGCAACCGTCGCCCAGCCGACGTCCTTTGCTATCCGTTGGAGAGCATCAAAGAGTTCGAGCAGATCTCTGAGGCCTGGAAGCGCCTGCTAGCTGAGTTGCTTAAGAAAG AGGAGGACGACTCACAGATCTTCGTGAAGTTCTTTCGTTTTCACAAGTGCTATGATCTGATACCCACCTCCGCCAAGTTGGTTGTCTTCGACACCCAGCTCCTTGTAAAGAAGGCCTTCTATGCCCTGGTCTATAACGGTGTGCGAGCGGCACCACTCTGGGATTCGGAGAAGCAACAGTTCGTGGGCATGCTAACCATCACGGACTTTATCAAGATCCTGCAAATGTATTACAAATCGCCAAATGCGTCCATGGAGCAGCTGGAAGAGCACAAACTGGACACGTGGCGAA GCGTGCTGCACAACCAGGTGATGCCGTTGGTCAGCATTGGACCGGATGCGTCCCTCTACGATGCCATCAAAATTCTCATCCACAGCCGCATACATCGCCTGCCCGTCATCGATCCGGCGACCGGCAATGTCCTTTACATCCTGACACATAAACGCATACTTAGGTTCCTCTTCCTATAC ATTAATGAATTACCAAAGCCCGCGTACATGCAAAAGAGTTTGCGCGAACTGAAGATTGGCACCTATAACAACATCGAGACCGCCGACGAGACGACGAGCATCATCACGGCCCTCAAGAAATTTGTGGAGCGACGAGTCTCAGCCCTGCCCCTGGTGGATTCCGATGGTCGCCTCGTTGACATTTACGCAAAGTTTGATGTGATT AATCTCGCCGCCGAGAAAACCTACAACGATCTCGATGTTTCGCTGCGCAAGGCCAACGAGCACCGGAACGAGTGGTTCGAGGGCGTGCAGAAGTGCAATCTGGACGAGTCGCTGTACACGATCATGGAGCGAATCGTCCGCGCCGAAGTACATCGACTGGTGGTGGTCGACGAGAACCGCAAAGTGATCGGCATCATCTCGCTGTCCGATATCCTGCTCTACCTTGTCCTGCGACCAAGCGGTGAAGGCGTCGGTGGCTCGGAGAGCTCATTGCGTGCGTCCGATCCCGTTCTGCTGCGCAAAGTGGCTGAGGTGGAAATACCAGCGACAGCCGCAGCGTCGACGACATCAACCCCGCCTCGCAGTCCATCGGCCGGATCCGGCAATCGCAGCCTGATCGAGGACATACCCGAAGAGGAGCCGACGCCGGCGAGGAGCGACGATGCCGACAGTGATAACAACAAGTCCGCCAGTGAGGATAAAGCCAACAACAACCAGCACGACCAGACGACGACGGCTGCGACAGCTAATGGTGATAGCAACAACAGCCCCGTAGAAGTGTCCTTTGCCGATGAGGCGCAGGAAGAAGAAGCTGCCGACCAGGTCGAGCGCAGCAATTGTGATGATGATGACCAGCCAGCGCTAGCGGAGATTGAGCGCAAGAAGGCATCGAtggacgacgacgaggacgaTGGGCTGAGCAGCGCCGTGTCCGCTGCCTCCGCTTTGGGCCAATCACTGACGCCCGCGGCGCGAGAAATGGCGTTGGTTAGTGAATAA
- the LOC117145700 gene encoding SET and MYND domain-containing protein 5 has translation MNNFEIRELPGKGRAMIATKNFAKDEVIFEEEPFVSRQFSWNVAYGYAACDHCMRPLETVLENVRRLASDPKVEVPLLQHDPTAQWVAQFTQCPRCKVRYCSEDCLMEAQKRYHRVACMGAFHSDDTHPINVLNETWKKMHYPPETGSIMLIVRLMAIYQQSTKKEEFLEQLQSFQSLIVNREQKIYHKMLGENFEQQMEQLYLAFCNAFTGEEFSMFKTPDAFKTLMAILGTNSQGIATSVLSQWVAKVSDLPLTDSEKEQLDTVIDGLYAKVAEFAGEFLNNEGSGLYLLQSKINHSCVPNACSTFPYSNDIVVLKALGPIQQGEEICISYLDECMLERSRHSRHKVLRENYVFICQCPKCRAQASDPDETSEDDDDEMDDYDDDDDMN, from the exons ATGAATAACTTTGAAATTCGGGAGTTGCCCGGCAAG GGACGCGCGATGATCGCGACCAAAAACTTCGCGAAGGACGAGGTGATCTTCGAGGAGGAACCGTTCGTGTCCCGCCAGTTCTCGTGGAACGTGGCCTACGGCTATGCGGCGTGTGACCACTGCATGCGGCCGCTGGAGACGGTGTTGGAGAATGTGCGCCGCCTGGCCAGTGATCCAAAAGTGGAGGTTCCCCTGCTGCAACACGATCCCACCGCCCAGTGGGTAGCACAGTTCACCCAATGCCCACGGTGTAAGGTGCGCTACTGCTCCGAGGACTGCCTGATGGAGGCGCAGAAACGCTACCACCGCGTGGCTTGCATGGGCGCCTTCCACTCCGACGACACACATCCCATCAATGTGCTGAACGAGACTTGGAAGAAGATGCACTATCCGCCCGAGACAGGCAGCATCATGCTGATTGTCCGCCTGATGGCTATTTACCAGCAGAGCACCAAGAAGGAGGAGTTCCTCGAGCAATTGCAGTCCTTCCAGTCGCTGATTGTGAATCGCGAGCAGAAGATCTATCACAAAATGCTGGGCGAGAACTTTGAGCAGCAGATGGAGCAGTTGTATCTTGCGTTCTGCAATGCTTTCACGGGCGAGGAGTTCTCCATG TTCAAAACACCGGATGCCTTCAAGACATTGATGGCCATTCTGGGAACTAACAGCCAGGGAATCGCAACAAGCGTGCTTTCCCAGTGGGTTGCCAAGGTGTCCGATCTACCACTAACGGATTCGGAAAAGGAACAGCTCGACACGGTCATCGACGGACTGTACGCCAAAGTCGCAGAAT TTGCTGGCGAATTCCTAAACAACGAGGGCTCTGGACTATACCTGCTCCAGAGCAAAATCAACCACAGTTGCGTGCCGAATGCCTGCTCCACTTTTCCCTATTCCAACGACATTGTCGTGCTCAAGGCCTTGGGTCCCATTCAGCAGGGCGAAGAGATCTGCATCTCCTACCTGGACGAATGTATGCTGGAGCGTAGTCGCCACTCGAGGCACAAGGTCTTGCGCGAGAACTACGTGTTCATTTGCCAGTGCCCCAAGTGCCGCGCCCAGGCGTCCGATCCCGACGAGACCAGCgaggatgacgatgacgaAATGGACGActacgacgatgatgatgacatGAACTAG
- the LOC117144222 gene encoding transmembrane emp24 domain-containing protein eca-like isoform X2, translated as MQPQLVFLLLFLGILHGTCGLYFNMREKEQKCFIQTTPDDMDVLVQYAIEVEDPSTGGFMPASPGLGMHVDVRDSMDKVVLSRVYSSKGLLKFTTHCPGDHRICLQPNSTAWFEGALLRVHLNIETGERSVNYERIRKTNNMDIMQLRVLQLINQAEDISRNQNYQRFVEKQFLRTTDNIYFNIICFSVAQIVILVLLWAFQYHMLFRQPSLYLAYCEILCESGLSRFRTPEAFRTLITIVGANGQGLTTQALAQWISQFKDAEKTDEQLQQLVNDKVKAKVEEFVGKFLTKPAPQIPENVKGSFYASNVQLTKLLSSARRNRSVHLKDDSFLLICECEDCKAESNTVDTQS; from the exons ATGCAGCCGCAATTGGTTTtcctgctcctgttcctgGGTATCCTGCACGGCACTTGCGGGCTGTACTTCAACATGAGAGAAAAGGAACAAAAGTGCTTTATCCAGACTACGCCCGATGATATGGATGTGCTGG TTCAATACGCCATTGAGGTGGAAGATCCAAGTACGGGCGGCTTCATGCCCGCGTCCCCTGGCCTTGGAATGCATGTGGATGTGCGGGATAGCATGGATAAGGTGGTCCTTTCCCGCGTCTACAGCTCGAAGGGTCTTCTGAAGTTCACAACCCACTGTCCTGGTGACCACCGCATCTGCCTACAACCCAACAGTACCGCGTGGTTCGAAGGCGCTCTATTGCGCGTCCACTTGAATATTGAGACCGGCGAGCGGTCTGTGAACTACGAAAGGATCCGAAAGACTAACAATATGGACATCATGCAGTTGCGGGTTCTACAGCTTATAAATCAGGCAGAGGATATCTCCAGGAATCAGAACTACCAGCGTTTTGTAGAGAAACAATTTTTGAGGACGACCGATAACATATACTTCAATATAATATGCTTCTCCGTCGCTCAGATCGTCATCCTGGTCCTTCTATGGGCCTTCCAGTACCATATGCTTTTTAGGCAACCGTCCTTGTACCTTGCGTACTGCGAAATCCTCTGTGAAAGCGGGCTGTCCAGG TTCAGGACACCAGAGGCGTTTAGGACACTCATCACCATCGTGGGAGCCAACGGACAAGGTCTAACCACCCAGGCCCTCGCACAATGGATCAGCCAGTTTAAGGATGCGGAAAAAACGGACGAGCAGCTTCAGCAGCTTGTAAACGATAAGGTCAAAGCCAAAGTGGAAGAAT TTGTGGGAAAGTTCCTTACCAAGCCAGCACCGCAGATTCCTGAAAATGTTAAGGGCAGCTTCTATGCCTCCAATGTCCAATTGACAAAGCTTCTGTCCAGCGCACGACGGAATCGTAGTGTCCACTTGAAGGACGACAGCTTCCTGCTGATCTGCGAGTGTGAGGACTGCAAGGCGGAATCGAACACAGTTGATACGCAATCTTGA
- the LOC117145699 gene encoding protein O-GlcNAcase — protein MADEAGNQADGKRQFICGVIEGFYGRPWTTEQRKDLFRKLKSMGMGSSPSYMYAPKDDYKHRAYWRELYTVEEADHLSSLIAAAKEAGITFYYALSPGLDMTYSSPKEIATLKRKLDQVAQFGCEAYALLFDDIESELSKADKEVFQTFANAHVSVTNEIYTHLGSPRFLFCPTQYCASRAVPTVQESEYLNTLGSKLNNEIDILWTGDKVISKNISLESIQEITEVLRRPPCIWDNLHANDYDQKRVFMGPYSGRSPELIPHLRGVMTNPNCEFYGNFVAIHSLAFWSRCSLDSKVNSSLSADIKLETENDDDLPAEFLSKNVYHPRVALKNAITEWLPEFFMKKEAWGPITKPQPQVQMVMPIIPIIPSINTCMSLTTTTTTSTSSRTVPPTVNTTQLQALADVCVVTSSLTPISNPVMNSLVSPTKVITNDDIINPIPTTAASNIELPKKIPISVVPVPIMETKSVEASVELALDNAVFDDNEIEPNNDSVKERLELEVDLEGKQEPVANLSVDTMLDDDSLSPLSGVVNEPMECSSSIASQVSPREEEAIKVVADDVLMESVNDVHSMHVESGTSSPISNAEMREETEAQSDRTNDNNTIEGEGITVDDLVLLCDLFYLPFEHGSRGHKLLVEFNWLKGNANVILQDRSAGGGGDAIKAAKPEVSEWHQRREQFDQLCSAVVELLIKIANCPNKEICHELYSYMWDISGALSLLNCYVKWLALGHFPQNTSSYTEGSYTWFSKGWKEAFMSGDQEPWVFRGGLIADLQRLMPVDSGNDLFVYKLPEQPTANYYLLRPYCNSDEQQVTDLCTRLYLQWQGELDGGSHIPFPLPANVANIVADGLIGGHLTLSPQLCIVAYDESNRIIGYSCAALDVNIFRRNLELCWYSELREKYSRDICPLEGGEEVAQLVTSLVESYHDSSGNGALDQCPVEVSGSFPAVLISGTLREAEDRDSGITKRMLTVLLAALRANGCFGAHVRVPQHDVAQVNFYSRIGFVDVYREEATKCIYMGRRF, from the exons ATGGCAGACGAAGCGGGCAACCAAGCCGATGGCAAGCGGCAGTTTATCTGCGGCGTGATCGAGGGATTCTACGGCCGGCCGTGGACCACGGAGCAGCGCAAGGACCTGTTCCGCAAGCTAAAGTCGATGGGTATGGGGTCCAGTCCTTCGTACATGTACGCACCAAAGGATGACTACAAGCACCGCGCCTACTGGCGAGAGCTGTACACCGTTGAGGAGGCGGATCACCTTTCCA GTCTCATTGCAGCGGCCAAGGAGGCGGGCATCACCTTTTACTACGCGCTATCGCCCGGACTGGACATGACCTACAGCAGCCCCAAGGAGATCGCAACGCTGAAGCGCAAGCTGGACCAGGTTGCGCAGTTTGGGTGCGAGGCCTACGCCTTGCTCTTTGACGACATCGAGTCGGAGCTCTCAAAGGCGGACAAGGAGGTCTTCCAGACGTTTGCTAACGCCCACGTGTCGGTGACCAACGAGATCTACACGCATCTGGGCAGCCCCAGGTTTCTCTTCTGCCCCACCCAGTACTGTGCCTCGCGAGCGGTGCCTACGGTCCAGGAATCGGAGTACCTCAATACCCTGGGCTCCAAGCTGAACAACGAGATTGATATTTTGTGGACAGGGGATAAGGTTATCTCCAAGAACATATCCCTTGAGTCGATACAGGAGATTACCGAGGTGCTGCGCCGTCCGCCGTGCATCTGGGACAATCTTCATGCCAACGACTACGACCAGAAGCGAGTCTTTATGGGACCGTACAGCGGTCGATCGCCGGAGCTTATTCCCCACCTGCGAGGTGTTATGACCAATCCCAACTGCGAATTCTACGGCAATTTCGTTGCCATCCATTCGCTGGCCTTCTGGTCGCGCTGCAGCCTGGACTCGAAAGTGAACAGCTCGCTAAGTGCAGACATAAAACTGGAGACTGAAAACGATGATGATCTACCGGCGGAGTTTCTCTCTAAGAACGTTTACCACCCACGAGTGGCTCTCAA AAACGCTATTACGGAGTGGCTACCGGAGTTCTTTATGAAAAAGGAGGCCTGGGGGCCAATCACCAAGCCTCAGCCTCAAGTCCAAATGGTGATGCCCATTATTCCCATCATACCCTCCATCAACACCTGCATGAGTctcaccaccaccacaaccacaTCGACGAGCTCCAGGACGGTTCCACCCACGGTCAACACCACTCAACTTCAAGCTCTGGCTGACGTTTG CGTTGTTACCTCCTCCCTGACTCCTATATCCAATCCAGTAATGAACTCCCTGGTCTCACCCACAAAAGTGATTACGAACGATGACATCATCAATCCCATTCCGACCACAGCGGCCAGCAACATTGAACTGCCCAAGAAAATACCGATCTCCGTTGTCCCAGTGCCCATTATGGAGACAAAGAGTGTGGAGGCTTCCGTGGAACTGGCTTTGGACAATGCGGTGTTTGATGACAATGAAATTGAGCCCAATAACGATTCCGTAAAGGAGCGGCTAGAGCTTGAGGTGGACCTAGAGGGGAAGCAGGAACCGGTGGCAAATCTCAGTGTGGACACCATGCTAGACGATGACAGTCTTAGTCCTCTAAGTGGCGTAGTGAATGAGCCAATGGAGTGCAGTAGCAGTATCGCATCACAGGTCTCTCCAAGGGAGGAGGAGGCCATTAAAGTGGTGGCCGACGATGTTCTCATGGAATCCGTCAACGATGTGCAT AGTATGCATGTGGAGAGTGGGACTTCGTCGCCGATCTCAAATGCGGAAATGCGCGAGGAAACTGAAGCTCAGTCTGATAGGACTAACGATAATAA TACCATCGAAGGCGAAGGAATAACCGTTGACGATTTGGTTCTTCTCTGCGATCTGTTCTATCTGCCCTTCGAGCATGGCAGCCGCGGCCACAAGCTGCTCGTGGAATTCAACTGGCTGAAGGGCAACGCTAATGTGATACTGCAGGACCGATCTGCCGGAGGCGGAGGCGATGCAATTAAAGCAGCCAAGCCGGAGGTCAGCGAGTGGCACCAGCGTCGCGAGCAGTTCGACCAACTCTGCAGCGCCGTCGTAGAGCTCCTGATTAAAATCGCCAATTGCCCGAACAAGGAGATCTGCCACGAGCTGTACTCGTATATGTGGGACATCTCCGGCGCCCTATCCCTGCTCAATTGCTATGTTAAGTGGCTGGCTCTTGGCCATTTTCCGCAAAACACGTCTTCCTACACAGAGGGCAGCTACACAT GGTTTAGCAAGGGCTGGAAGGAGGCGTTCATGTCTGGTGATCAGGAGCCATGGGTCTTTAGAGGCGGCCTCATTGCCGACCTGCAACGCCTGATGCCTGTGGACTCGGGCAACGACTTGTTCGTTTACAAGCTTCCGGAACAGCCCACGGCCAACTACTATCTCTTGAGACCCTATTGCAATTCGGACGAACAGCAAGTCACCGATTTGTGCACTCGTCTGTACTTGCAGTGGCAGGGAGAGCTGGACGGTGGCAGCCACATTCCGTTCCCGCTGCCAGCGAATGTGGCTAACATAGTGGCGGATGGGCTGATCGGTGGACATCTCACCCTCAGTCCGCAACTGTGCATTGTGGCCTACGACGAGAGTAACCGTATCATTGGATATTCATGCGCCGCTCTGGATGTCAACATATTCCGACGCAACCTGGAGCTGTGCTGGTACAGTGAACTACGCGAAAAGTACTCTAGGGATATTTGTCCACTGGAGGGTGGCGAGGAGGTGGCACAGCTCGTCACCTCCCTTGTGGAAAGCTATCATGACAGCAGCGGTAACGGGGCTCTGGACCAGTGTCCCGTAGAGGTGAGCGGCTCCTTCCCTGCCGTGTTGATCTCCGGAACTCTGCGCGAGGCAGAGGACCGCGACTCGGGAATAACCAAGCGGATGCTCACCGTACTCCTGGCCGCCCTGCGTGCGAATGGCTGCTTTGGGGCTCACGTTCGTGTTCCGCAGCATGATGTCGCCCAGGTGAACTTTTATTCGAGAATCGGTTTCGTCGATGTCTATCGCGAGGAGGCCACCAAGTGTATTTACATGGGACGCCGTTTCTAG
- the LOC117144222 gene encoding transmembrane emp24 domain-containing protein eca-like isoform X1, translating to MAFSPQRDRFTRISQAMQPQLVFLLLFLGILHGTCGLYFNMREKEQKCFIQTTPDDMDVLVQYAIEVEDPSTGGFMPASPGLGMHVDVRDSMDKVVLSRVYSSKGLLKFTTHCPGDHRICLQPNSTAWFEGALLRVHLNIETGERSVNYERIRKTNNMDIMQLRVLQLINQAEDISRNQNYQRFVEKQFLRTTDNIYFNIICFSVAQIVILVLLWAFQYHMLFRQPSLYLAYCEILCESGLSRFRTPEAFRTLITIVGANGQGLTTQALAQWISQFKDAEKTDEQLQQLVNDKVKAKVEEFVGKFLTKPAPQIPENVKGSFYASNVQLTKLLSSARRNRSVHLKDDSFLLICECEDCKAESNTVDTQS from the exons ATGGCTTTTTCGCCACAAAGAG ATAGATTTACTCGAATTTCACAAGCAATGCAGCCGCAATTGGTTTtcctgctcctgttcctgGGTATCCTGCACGGCACTTGCGGGCTGTACTTCAACATGAGAGAAAAGGAACAAAAGTGCTTTATCCAGACTACGCCCGATGATATGGATGTGCTGG TTCAATACGCCATTGAGGTGGAAGATCCAAGTACGGGCGGCTTCATGCCCGCGTCCCCTGGCCTTGGAATGCATGTGGATGTGCGGGATAGCATGGATAAGGTGGTCCTTTCCCGCGTCTACAGCTCGAAGGGTCTTCTGAAGTTCACAACCCACTGTCCTGGTGACCACCGCATCTGCCTACAACCCAACAGTACCGCGTGGTTCGAAGGCGCTCTATTGCGCGTCCACTTGAATATTGAGACCGGCGAGCGGTCTGTGAACTACGAAAGGATCCGAAAGACTAACAATATGGACATCATGCAGTTGCGGGTTCTACAGCTTATAAATCAGGCAGAGGATATCTCCAGGAATCAGAACTACCAGCGTTTTGTAGAGAAACAATTTTTGAGGACGACCGATAACATATACTTCAATATAATATGCTTCTCCGTCGCTCAGATCGTCATCCTGGTCCTTCTATGGGCCTTCCAGTACCATATGCTTTTTAGGCAACCGTCCTTGTACCTTGCGTACTGCGAAATCCTCTGTGAAAGCGGGCTGTCCAGG TTCAGGACACCAGAGGCGTTTAGGACACTCATCACCATCGTGGGAGCCAACGGACAAGGTCTAACCACCCAGGCCCTCGCACAATGGATCAGCCAGTTTAAGGATGCGGAAAAAACGGACGAGCAGCTTCAGCAGCTTGTAAACGATAAGGTCAAAGCCAAAGTGGAAGAAT TTGTGGGAAAGTTCCTTACCAAGCCAGCACCGCAGATTCCTGAAAATGTTAAGGGCAGCTTCTATGCCTCCAATGTCCAATTGACAAAGCTTCTGTCCAGCGCACGACGGAATCGTAGTGTCCACTTGAAGGACGACAGCTTCCTGCTGATCTGCGAGTGTGAGGACTGCAAGGCGGAATCGAACACAGTTGATACGCAATCTTGA
- the LOC117144223 gene encoding DDRGK domain-containing protein 1 has protein sequence MELIILVGIAVALLVVIVTLYLLQKKNAAPETKAAAAPQRGVPQRAQEGVPRRAQIARNQRNRLRQNVPAAPVAAAAGAPPAAGDSDHEDEGQVDGDEARVPQGAVLDEKMGAKKRAKMEAKEQKRLQREQELHDREQRKVKEAKEEAERKQQEDLEAEVERKRVDAERLAKEERERKEHEEYLKMKAAFSVEEEGFEEGDADDQDNLLADFIQYIRDNKVVVLEDLAVAFKLKTQQAIDRIQELQADGTLTGVIDDRGKFIYVSEEELLAVAKFIKQRGRVSIAELAESSNNLINLTPISAGGGEASS, from the exons ATGGAGCTGATCATTCTCGTTGGGATTGCCGTAGCTCTGTTAGTAGTGATCGTCACACTGTACCTGCTGCAAAAGAAAAACGCCGCCCCAG AAACCAAGGCAGCTGCAGCCCCTCAACGTGGCGTTCCCCAGCGCGCCCAGGAGGGTGTTCCGCGTCGAGCTCAAATAGCTCGAAATCAGCGCAATCGGCTGCGCCAGAATGTTCCAGCGGCTCCAGTCGCCGCAGCAGCTGGTGCTCCTCCGGCTGCCGGCGACTCTGACCACGAAGACGAGGGACAGGTCGATGGTGATGAGGCACGTGTGCCCCAGGGAGCGGTGCTGGATGAGAAAATGGGTGCTAAGAAGCGTGCCAAGATGGAGGCCAAGGAGCAGAAGCGGCTTCAGCGGGAGCAGGAGCTGCACGATCGCGAACAGCGCAAGGTGAAGGAGGCGAAGGAGGAGGCGGAGCGCAAGCAGCAAGAAGACCTTGAGGCAGAGGTGGAGCGCAAGCGGGTGGATGCCGAGCGCCTGGCCAAAGAGGAGCGGGAGCGCAAGGAGCACGAGGAGTACCTGAAGATGAAGGCTGCCTTCAGTGTGGAGGAAGAGGGCTTCGAAGAGGGCGACGCCGACGATCAGGACAATCTCCTGGCCGACTTCATTCAGTACATCAGGGACAACAAGGTGGTTGTCCTAGAGGATCTGGCCGTGGCCTTCAAATTAAAGACGCAGCAGGCCATTGATCGCATCCAGGAGCTGCAGGCCGATGGCACCCTCACCGGCGTCATCGACGACCGCGGCAAGTTCATCTACGTTTCCGAGGAGGAGCTCTTGGCCGTGGCCAAGTTCATTAAACAACGCGGACGCGTCTCCATCGCCGAGCTGGCcgagagcagcaacaacctGATTAACCTGACGCCCATTTCCGCCGGCGGCGGCGAAGCCAGCTCCTGA